Part of the Triticum aestivum cultivar Chinese Spring chromosome 4D, IWGSC CS RefSeq v2.1, whole genome shotgun sequence genome is shown below.
gttgtgataacgcttccactgtcggtctacgagggtacgtggacaacactctcccctctcgttgctatgcatcaccatgatcttgcgtgtgcgtaggaaattttttgaaattactacgttcgccaacacATATAGCCACAAAGTTCCTCAGTCGTAAAAAGTTTTTTATCAGCACACATTATTAAAGAAAACtggatgcaatgcgcaagcaacgcTCAACAGGTGCAGACTGTATGTTTAGCCTCAAAGGAAACAGGTAACCTCAACCGATGCAATCCAAAAATGCACAACTCAGCTCTCGGCAAACCTAAGAGGTCTCTTGCATGTATCCCGCCGATGCCCTTCTATGCTGCAGTTCTTGCATCTGCCGGGTTTCCGCGGCTTCTTTGGCGCATCCCCTCTCCCTGGGCATGTGGTCCTCTTGTGGCCCTCACGGCAGCAAATGCTGCAGAACCTGGTTCTCTTACTCAGCCCTTCGTACGGGGCCTTCTCCCTACAGTTCGTCGGCCTGCCAGCACCTCTACGCTTGTCTGGCGCCTCGAGGCACTGCAGGGCATTCACATTTACAGAATTCGCAGCACTGTGGCATGGTTCAGCTCCATGATCAACCAAAGCAGGCTCGCCATTCGCAGCCTGACAGCCATTTCCATTTTGAATGAGACGATCCTCGAAAGCCAAACCGTCCCTTGTGACCGCCAGAGGTGCTCCAGAACGTAGAAGAGAATCCAGGCCGGCATGCATGTGCTCATAGCATGCAGTGCTTGCGTCCCCCATTCGCACTACCTCCATGGCCTTAAAGTATAGCCTCGCGTGTCTGCATGTGAAAGACAAATTATGTG
Proteins encoded:
- the LOC123096524 gene encoding protein FAR1-RELATED SEQUENCE 3, producing MLKSYMPPASRMHVFVRQYTRLQFDRERDESYEEKRTMIGGAVRRTNLAIERHASKIYTRNMFEEFGRLLLEGTAYNVTEVERMKKYITTHNNAAKREKWSRVEYEVTINDDKSIFTCECGQFEHTRMLCCHALRVMEILHLDEIPKHHILKRWTRDARDILPDHLVQYQKDKAHNLSFTCRHARLYFKAMEVVRMGDASTACYEHMHAGLDSLLRSGAPLAVTRDGLAFEDRLIQNGNGCQAANGEPALVDHGAEPCHSAANSVNVNALQCLEAPDKRRGAGRPTNCREKAPYEGLSKRTRFCSICCREGHKRTTCPGRGDAPKKPRKPGRCKNCSIEGHRRDTCKRPLRFAES